The DNA segment TACTGACACTTATTTGCCTCAGGTGAATGGCGTTGTTACCTCAATTGAAAGTTTTCGCCAGGAGCTAGAAAAACAAGGCCATCAGGTCTATATTTTTTGTCCCAGGGCTGACCATAAAAAAGATGACAAAAGTATAATCCGTTTCCCTTCTATAAAATTCGTTTTCCAGCCAGAATACCATGTTTCCTTGCCCTTTACCAGGCACTTATTGCGGGATTTTTGGGAAAAAGAATTAGATATTGTCCATGCTCACACGCCATTTAGCCTGGGTCTTTTAGGCTATTATTACTCATATATTAAGAAAGTTCCCTTTGTCTATACCTATCACACTCTTTATCCTGAATATGTAAAATCGTATGTGTGGAACGGCAGATTAATAACTCCTAAGATGGTTGCAAAAATTACGGCCATGTTTTCTAACAGATGCGATTTAAATATTGCCCCTTCGGGAAAGATAAAAAAACTTTTAAAAAGTTATGGCGTAAAAAAACCAATTACAGTATTGCCCACGGGAATTAAGGTTGAAAAATTCAGTAAAAGAGCCAGGCCAAATAATTTTAGAAGCAAATATAAAATTAAGCCTGAGGAAAAAGTTTTGCTTTATGTCGGACGGCTAGGGCAAGAAAAAAATATTGAATTTTTGCTTAAAGCATTTTTTGTATTAAAGCAAAGCCAGCAGAAAATTAAATTAATACTTGTCGGCGACGGCCCTGCTAAAAAGAATTTACAAAAGTTAGTTAAAGATCATGGCTTGGGTAAAGACGTTATCTTTACGAGTTATTTATCTCAAACAGAAGTAATTAGAGCGAATCAGTCAGCAGATTTATTTATTTTTGCTTCTAAAACTGATACTCAGGGTTTAGTTCTATTAGAAGCAGCTGCCAGCGGCTTGCCTATAGTCGCAGTGAAAGACGATGCCTTTGTTAAAATCTTAGAAGACAAGGTAAATGGATATATAGTAAAACAAAATGTGGCGGAATTTAATAAAAGAATATTGCAAATTTTAGATAACAAAAAATTATATCAGAGGTTATCCAAAAAATCAGCAGAGATTGCCGAGAATTTCAGTATTGAAAAGCAGACAGCTGAATTAATCCAAGCTTATCGTAAATTATTA comes from the Patescibacteria group bacterium genome and includes:
- a CDS encoding glycosyltransferase family 4 protein, which produces MKKSLKIGFFTDTYLPQVNGVVTSIESFRQELEKQGHQVYIFCPRADHKKDDKSIIRFPSIKFVFQPEYHVSLPFTRHLLRDFWEKELDIVHAHTPFSLGLLGYYYSYIKKVPFVYTYHTLYPEYVKSYVWNGRLITPKMVAKITAMFSNRCDLNIAPSGKIKKLLKSYGVKKPITVLPTGIKVEKFSKRARPNNFRSKYKIKPEEKVLLYVGRLGQEKNIEFLLKAFFVLKQSQQKIKLILVGDGPAKKNLQKLVKDHGLGKDVIFTSYLSQTEVIRANQSADLFIFASKTDTQGLVLLEAAASGLPIVAVKDDAFVKILEDKVNGYIVKQNVAEFNKRILQILDNKKLYQRLSKKSAEIAENFSIEKQTAELIQAYRKLLH